In Bacillus sp. KH172YL63, one genomic interval encodes:
- a CDS encoding YtnP family quorum-quenching lactonase, whose protein sequence is METLKVGDLTIHWLNGGVTHMDGGAMFGVVPKPLWSKKYAVNDLNQIELRTDPLFFKWEGKNVLIESGMGKGKLNDKQKRNYGVKEESDIEASLAALGLTTDDIDVILMTHMHFDHACGLTKFEDGKAVSVFPNAVIHTSRIEWDEMRNPNVRSRNTYWKENWEGIQSQVETFEGEKEVLPGITMVHTGGHSDGHSIIHFECNGENFIHMADLMPTHAHKNPLWVLAYDDYPMTSIGAKEKWITQAIDQEAWFLFYHDAKYRGIKWNRDGEVVDSVLRERE, encoded by the coding sequence ATGGAAACATTGAAGGTTGGAGATCTAACGATACACTGGCTGAACGGCGGGGTGACCCATATGGACGGCGGCGCCATGTTCGGGGTGGTCCCAAAGCCCCTCTGGTCAAAAAAATATGCAGTCAATGACCTGAATCAAATCGAACTGCGCACCGATCCCCTCTTTTTCAAATGGGAAGGGAAGAATGTCCTGATTGAATCAGGAATGGGAAAGGGCAAGCTGAATGACAAACAAAAGCGCAATTATGGGGTAAAGGAAGAGTCTGATATTGAAGCCTCCCTTGCGGCACTCGGTTTGACGACGGATGACATTGACGTGATCCTGATGACGCATATGCACTTCGATCACGCTTGCGGCTTGACGAAATTTGAAGACGGAAAGGCTGTATCCGTGTTCCCTAATGCCGTCATCCATACTTCCAGGATCGAATGGGATGAGATGAGAAATCCGAATGTCCGATCACGGAATACATACTGGAAAGAAAACTGGGAAGGCATTCAGTCTCAGGTGGAAACGTTCGAAGGGGAAAAGGAAGTGCTCCCTGGTATCACCATGGTCCATACCGGCGGCCACAGCGATGGCCATTCGATCATCCATTTTGAATGTAACGGGGAGAATTTCATCCATATGGCAGACCTGATGCCGACCCATGCCCACAAAAATCCCCTCTGGGTCCTGGCGTATGATGACTATCCCATGACATCGATCGGAGCGAAAGAAAAATGGATCACGCAGGCGATCGATCAGGAAGCCTGGTTCCTGTTTTATCATGATGCGAAGTATAGAGGCATCAAATGGAACCGTGACGGAGAAGTCGTCGACAGCGTGTTGAGGGAAAGGGAATAA
- a CDS encoding PepSY domain-containing protein produces MNWKSFVVGIGIGAVGGYLLKERLDDSSFISAEKVLKDVKLSFKKEGNIDGSWIGMKPEDYHKHSVSTKIYKGGVSRRKNGELEQYEFLADAYTGTVIDVYPIS; encoded by the coding sequence ATGAATTGGAAATCTTTCGTAGTTGGAATCGGAATCGGCGCAGTTGGCGGATACTTACTCAAAGAAAGGCTCGACGATTCAAGCTTCATTTCTGCTGAAAAAGTTTTAAAAGACGTTAAGCTCTCATTTAAGAAAGAAGGCAATATCGACGGCTCCTGGATCGGTATGAAGCCTGAAGACTACCACAAGCACTCCGTTTCCACTAAAATCTACAAAGGCGGCGTCTCCAGACGTAAAAACGGAGAATTGGAGCAGTACGAATTTTTAGCTGATGCCTATACGGGCACAGTGATCGATGTGTATCCGATATCTTAA
- the trmB gene encoding tRNA (guanosine(46)-N7)-methyltransferase TrmB: MRLRHKPWASEKISDHPQYVVAEPQDKKGRWNEVFGNDNPVHIEVGTGKGQFVTEMAKANPDVNYIGIELYESVIVTALDRLIEAALPNVKLLNVDARNLTEYFESGEVSRVYLNFSDPWPKNRHEKRRLTYKDFLTMYEQILIKSGEIHFKTDNQGLFEYSLKSFSWYGLHLNFLSLDLHNSDFEGNIMTEYEEKFSAKGQRIYRVEAQFQN; this comes from the coding sequence ATGCGTTTACGTCATAAACCTTGGGCTTCTGAGAAAATCAGTGACCACCCGCAATATGTGGTGGCAGAACCCCAGGATAAAAAAGGTCGATGGAATGAAGTATTTGGGAACGACAATCCGGTCCATATCGAGGTCGGAACTGGGAAAGGCCAATTCGTCACGGAAATGGCAAAAGCCAATCCGGATGTTAATTATATCGGAATCGAGCTGTACGAAAGCGTGATCGTCACCGCGCTGGATCGCCTGATCGAAGCAGCGCTTCCAAATGTGAAGCTATTGAATGTTGACGCGCGAAACCTGACTGAGTACTTTGAAAGTGGTGAAGTGAGCAGGGTTTACCTGAACTTCTCTGATCCATGGCCGAAAAACCGTCACGAGAAGCGCCGCCTGACATACAAGGATTTCTTGACGATGTATGAACAAATCCTGATTAAATCCGGAGAAATCCACTTTAAAACAGACAACCAGGGTCTGTTCGAATACTCGCTCAAAAGCTTCTCATGGTACGGACTTCACCTGAATTTCTTAAGTCTTGACCTGCACAACAGCGATTTCGAAGGCAACATCATGACGGAATACGAAGAAAAATTCTCAGCCAAGGGCCAGAGAATTTATCGTGTTGAAGCACAGTTTCAGAATTGA
- a CDS encoding YtzH-like family protein — MPLNSQNQMQLLSDILSNHSTDCCGSVSECEQVERLVKSLMVNADIHENVKPVLQEIYQYSHDGISSSDLENHITTNKQNLSQWVTDMNSYS, encoded by the coding sequence ATGCCTTTAAATTCACAGAATCAGATGCAGTTGTTATCAGATATTTTAAGCAATCATTCGACCGATTGCTGCGGTTCGGTTTCTGAATGCGAGCAGGTTGAGCGTTTGGTGAAGTCGTTGATGGTCAATGCTGATATTCATGAAAACGTGAAACCCGTTTTACAGGAAATTTATCAGTACAGCCATGACGGGATTTCTTCGTCAGACTTAGAGAACCATATTACGACGAACAAACAGAACCTGTCCCAATGGGTAACGGATATGAACAGTTACTCTTGA